In one Gadus morhua chromosome 7, gadMor3.0, whole genome shotgun sequence genomic region, the following are encoded:
- the LOC115546457 gene encoding uncharacterized protein LOC115546457 codes for MTSLACATASCLTPLTSLTSGTSARMSQVFSIPSGKELPRTPPMGQVKKELVVTSDESPLTGTTMATPPREYLCGAELDESPSRRLRINSTVCPATVSSRDPISMIRGMDGYQLTQADKDFIERKNEERLLKTLEGEQAELDEALRREAMALGLALARQEKVLEELKKFPPCGKMVTLARLFLGQELPDSEVDLMNSRTLLTLVKEPAVRSAISKQKSALVILEDSIRKKEEKAKEDQEKRIQEKKHEIKGLMIQMAGLQSELTQEKEKCATIDAMAAAPPPVQIKMKPAAPRSVKIKIKAVAPLPVKMEAAVKQEAVTSRPLRKSSTTRAAAANLALKTSASVTKIPKNAAGGGTWRKTPGSAAVALLPATTAVVSELSGSLRRSKRIASKK; via the exons ATGACAAGTTTGGCCTGCGCAACAGCGAGCTGTTTGACCCCTTTGACCTCTTTGACGTCCGGGACTTCGGCAAG GATGTCCCAGGTGTTCTCCATCCCCTCTGGGAAGGAGCtgccccggaccccccccaTGGGGCAGGTGAAGAAGGAGCTCGTCGTCACCAGTGACGAGTCCCCCCTGACCGGGACCACGATGGCGACACCCCCACGGGAATACCTCT GTGGGGCAGAGCTGGATGAATCTCCCTCGAGAAGATTGCGCATCAACTCaacgg TCTGCCCGGCAACGGTGTCGTCCAGAGATCCAATCTCAATGATCCGTGGCATGGACGGATACCAGCTGACCCAAGCAGACAAGGACTTCATTGAACGCAAGAATGAGGAGAGACTCCTCAAAACCCtggag GGGGAACAGGCAGAATTGGACGAGGCCCTAAGAAGGGAGGCCATGGCCCTCGGTCTGGCCCTCGCCCGCCAAGAGAAGGTCCTCGAAGAACTCAAAAAG TTCCCCCCGTGTGGGAAGATGGTCACTCTGGCAAGGCTCTTCCTGGGCCAGGAGCTGCCGGACAGCGAGGTGGACCTTATGAACAGCAGGACCCTGCTGACTCTAGTGAAGGAACCAGCCGTCCGGTCCGCCATCTCCAAGCAGAAGAGCGCCCTCGTGATTCTGGAGGACAGCAT TAGGAAGAAGGAAGAGAAGGCGAAGGAAGATCAGGAGAAACGGATTCAGGAAAAAAAG CATGAAATCAAAGGGTTGATGATTCAGATGGCCGGCCTTCAGTCTGAACTCACCCAGGAGAAG GAGAAGTGTGCGACCATCGATGCAatggccgccgcccccccgcccgtcCAAATCAAAATGAAGCCCGCTGCCCCCCGGTCAGTGAAGATCAAAATTAAGGCTGTTGCCCCCCTGCCCGTCAAAATGGAGGCCGCCGTCAAACAGGAAGCTGTCACCAGCCGGCCGCTTCGGAAATCCTCAACAACGAGGGCGGCCGCAGCCAACCTCGCTCTCAAAACTTCGGCTTCCGTCACCAAGATTCCGAAAAACGCTGCGGGCGGTGGAACCTGGAGGAAAACGCCAGGCTCCGCGGCCGTTGCGCTGTTGCCGGCGACGACAGCCGTCGTGTCCGAACTATCGGGCAGTCTTCGGAGATCGAAACGAATTGCGAGTAAAAAGTAA